CTATTGGAATTATTAGCTGAATGTGGATTTGAACAATGGGAAGAGCAAGTTTGGATGGTCAAAGAGCTTTACAATTCTTAACAATCCTTTTCGATTTATTTACAACTCCTTAAAATCACATTAATAACTCTCTAGTAATCTTGTTCTTGTAGCAAGGGACATAATATTAGGGGGAATTAAGGAATGAAGAGTTTTAAAAAGTTAGCGATGTTTACTATGCTTGCTGGTGTAATGGCTTTCGGAACAGCTTGTTCGGATGGAGAAAGCAACGCAGAAGCGACAAATGGTTCTAATGAAACTGAAACTCAACTTGAAGGCAGCGTCGTAATTGATGGTTCAGGTACGGTTTACCCTTTCATGGCAAAAATGGCTGAGAACTATATGAGCAAACAAGAAGATGTCTCTGTAGAAGTAAGCCGCTCTGGAACTTCTGCCGGATTCAAGAAATTCCTAGTTGAAGATGGAACAGACTACAATGATGCATCACGCCAGATTAAAGATGAAGAAAAAGCACAAGCTGAAGAGCTAGGTATCGATGTAAAAGAAATGAAAGTAGCTTTAGATGGTATTACCATCGTTATTAATAAAGAGAATGATTGGGCTAAGGAACTGACAAAAGAAGAAATCGTTGATATCTTCCTGGCTGAAGGCGGAAAGAAAAAGTGGTCTGATGTCCGCGCTGACTTCCCAGCTGAAGAGATTAAGACTTACGGCCCTAACGAAAACCACGGGACATATGAGTTCATGTTCGAAAAAATCCTCGAGGAAAAAGATCTTGTAGAAGGTATCAATCTTCAGCAGGACTATGCAACCCTTGTTGATCTAGTATCAAAAGACAAGAACGGTATCGGTTTCTTCGGATATGGATATTATGCAAGCAACAAAGACAAATTGTCTGCTGTAAAAGTGGATTTCGGTAACGGTCCTATTGAACCTTCTCTTGAATCGATCAAGGAAGATGGAAAATACGCTCCATTCACACGTCCGGTTTTCACATACTTGAATGTAAATAATGCAAAAGAGAAAGCACAAGTGCTTGACTATGCAATCTACACGATGGAAAATGCACAGGATGTTGCAGCTGAAACAGGATTCGCTCCACTGTCTGACGAAGACATCCAGGCGACATTAGCAGAACTGGAAGACTTGAAATAAACAAAGTTGACTTGAAATAAGCAAAGCTGAACTAGAAGAACTCGAAATGACAACTTAAATAAGCAAAAAGAAAGCAGGGGAACTTCATCATTGTTCTCCTGCTTGTTTTATTTGATTAGTCATTTCAATTTCAGAGTTGATTGCTAATTTCCTAACCCCGGCCATTAAAAGTTTTACCAAGAGAAAAGTGGCTGAGATCGAGAATAAGCTGTGAAGGGATGTCCAATTCTTTTTGTATTGAATTAAATTTGTATTTTTCTCAAGCCAATTTTCCGCGAGTGTTGATGGAACGGAAAACAATATTAATTTTAAAAAAGTCGATAATGGACCAGATTTTTCGGTAGCCTGATTAAAATAGATGCAGGTTACGGGGAAAATGAGATAACTGAAAAGCACGCTGATATCAAAAGTTTTAAAAAGGGAGACTGGGTATTTCAAATACCCTTTCTTGACTAGTAAGTTATCTATGAAGGAGGCAATATAACTTTTTAAAAAGAAAATAATCAGCCAATCCTTAACAGGAGGCTTTCTTATCAGTTGAAAGAAAAACAAGATACCTAGAACGAAAAGGATTCTTAGTGTATTTTTTTCGGCGTTTCTTCTCATAAGGCAGGACCTCCCGACTGATAATCTTTTGTATCATTCCTCCTGTAGATTAGATTATTCCCAGCAAATAACTGGATGTAGATATAATCATCAGTGGAATGGGTATAATAGATGATAGTTTCCTTTATTTGTAAATAATGATTTGTGAGGCAAAACCATGACGAATGCGATTTATGCGATTTTTTGGCTGGGCATCTTAATAATATTGGGGGATTGGAGGAACTGGAGAAGGTACTATCCGACTATCCTATTCTTTATGCTCGGTGATTTTATTTACATGTACTTATTGTCTGATCATTATCCAATGTGGAAATATGTACCCTCATCTGCAGACAGGGAAATAGGAATCACCAATACGCATATTTCGTTTTCAATTATGTTATTAAAATATCCTGCGACAGTTCTTGCCTATTTAGCTCATTTTCCCAGGCAAGGCCTCTTCATGAAATGGTTTTATTATTTAGCATGGGTGATGGTTTATTATATCAATGAAACGATCGACTGGCATTTCCATTTAATCAAATACTACAATGGCTGGAATATTGGCTGGTCCGTTCTTTTTAATGCGGTCATGTTCTTTATATTGAAAGTTCATTTTCATAGACCGCTATTAGCCTGGATCTTCTCGGCTGTTTTTATTGTTTTTCTGTGGAATACTTTTGATGTACCTTCTAAAGTTTTTCGTTAGGAAAAATTGTAGAAAGACGAGTAATCTCTTCTTTGGCGGGAATAAGAGGAAGAAAAGGTTTTACCATAAGGAGGATAATTATGTCTTTTGAATATACAGAAGAAGATGGTCGTTTTGTTGCAAAGGATGCAGATGGACTTGAGGTAGGGGAAGTGACTTATACTCGTGATGGCGATGATGTTCTCATCATTAACCATACAGGCGTCGATCCTGCAAACCGCGGCCAAGGAGTAGCAGAGGAATTGGTTCGCCAAGTTGTGGAAAAGGCCAAAAATGAAGGATTGAAAGTCGAGCCGGTCTGTTCCTTTGCGCAAAAAGAATTCGAGAGGAAATCGGAGTACAAGGAAGTTCTAAAGAAATAGCCTGAAAGCCTTTGGGTCAGCTCAAAGGCTTTTGCCCTTGTACGTGTGCGGCGATTGTTAGGGAGCACTTGCGCTTTTGTCCAGGTTGACATTTAAACTATCCACATGATAAAATTATCTCGAATTCAAGATATTATGTTTTTTTCAAAGTTGTTAAGGATAAAGTAAGAATAGATATTTTTTGGATTAATATCTCGGTTTCGAGATAAAGGGGGAGACAACTTGAACGAGTTAAAAGGAATTCACCATGTTACGGCCATCACCAGCAGTGCGGAGAAGAACTATGAGTTCTTCACTTATGTTCTGGGAATGCGCCTTGTCAAAAAGACGGTCAATCAGGATGATATCCGCACCTATCATTTATTTTTCGCGGACGATAAAGGGTCAGCAGGCACAGATATGACGTTCTTCGATTTTCCGGGAATCCCAAAAGGGTCACATGGAACGGATGAGATTTATAAAACGGGCTTCCGTGTGCCGACAGATGATGCCCTCGATTACTGGGTGAAGCGATTCGATAAATATGACGTCAAGCATACGGGCATCAAGGAATTGTTCGGTAAAAAGACTCTTTCATTCGTCGATTTTGATGATCAGCAATACATGCTGATATCGGATGAGTTCAATGAAGGGGTAGCTTCGGGGACTCCTTGGCAAAACGGACCTGTTCCGCTGGAGTACGCAATCACAGGTTTAGGACCAATCCATATCCGGATCTCACGCTTTGACTATTTTAAAGAGGTACTGGAAAAAGTCATGCATATGCGTGAAGTCGGACAGGAAGGTTCCCTGCATCTTTTTGAAATGGGTGAAGGCGGGAACGGTGCGCAGGTCATTGTGGAGGATAACAAAGTTCTTCCAGCTGGCCGCCAGGGCTTCGGTACCGTGCATCACACAGCATTCCGTGTTGCCGACACATCGGTTCTTTATGAGTGGATCGATCATATGAAGGGTGCTGGGTTCGGCACATCTGGTTATGTTGACCGATTCTTCTTTGAATCCTTGTATGCCCGCGTTGCACCGGGTATCTTGTTCGAATGGGCAACAGACGGACCGGGCTTCATGGGTGACGAACCATACGAAACTCTCGGTGAAAAATTGTCATTGCCGCCGTTCCTTGAATCGAAGCGGGAGCAGATTGAGGACTTTGTGCGCCCAATCGATACAGTCCGCAGCACACGTAATATTGAAAAAGAGTATCTATAAGCGAGTTTGCCATAGGCGATTAGTGGAAATACCTTAATGTATCAAAAAATAAGGGAGGCAATCCAAATGGTCAAATTAGCCGTAATTTTTTACAGCATGGGTGGAACGAATGTACAGCTATCGAATTGGGCTGCAGAAGGTGCTAAAGAAGCTGGAGCGGAAGTGAAGGTTTTTAAAGTGAAGGAATTAGCGCCAGAATCAGCAATCGAAGGCAATGAAGCATGGAAAGCGACTGTTGAAAAAACAAAGGATATCCCTGAAGTGACTCCTGATGATCTTGAATGGGCAGACGCTATCATCTTCAGCGTTCCAACACGATTCGGAAACATGCCGTCTCAAATGAAGCAATTCCTTGATACAACAGGCGGCCTCTGGGCTCAAGGTAAGCTAGTGAACAAAGTCGTAAGCGCCATGTCCTCTGCACAAAACCCGCATGGCGGGCAGGAAGCGACCATCTTGTCACTTTACACAACAATGTATCATTGGGGTGCAATCGTTGCGGCCCCTGGCTACAGCGATCCCGTGACATTCGGTGCCGGCGGCAATCCATACGGCACAAGCGTAACCGTCGACCAGGACGGCAACATGATCGAAGACGTCGAAGCTGCGGTCAAATATCAGGCTAAACGCACTGTAACGGTTGCTGGTTGGGTTAAGAACGGAAATCAATAATAGAAAAATTTTTAAAAGGCGAACAGTTTTGGACTGTTCGTCTTTTTGTCTTTTTGTGTTGAAAAAGGCTGTATTCGTATGTGAGTGAAGCTTTCGTACATGCAACTGCATTGGGCGATTTTTAGGGAAACTGAAAAATGCGCAAAGTGATGAGCTAACAAATTTGCTGGAAATTGAAAGGATGCCAGAAGGATGGACCTGAAAGAATGAACAAAAAGCAGGTAACGGATGTGCCGAGAAGGGAGTATCCACTTTTCTTTTGGGTAAAGAGTAAAGTCTGACTGACTAGGATTGGGAAAAAAACGCAGACTAAATAGTAAAATCCGCATCTCCAGTTTTTGCTCCACGATGACTATCCACCGATAACCTTTCAACGATATTCCACTCAAAAGGAGAGAAAGTATGTATATTCATTTCAAACAACACAGCCAGCTTTCAATTAAGAGGATTTGGGGGAAAACGGATCAGGAAGTATCAGCTATTTGTTATGATTCAAGGAAAGTGACAAAGGAATCGATGTTTGTCTGCATGAGCGGGGAAAACCATGATGGCCATTTATATATAAAAGAAGCCATTGTGAAGGGAGCCGCTGTCATTGTAGGTGAGAACCCTGAGCGGCTTGAGGAAGGGTCTCAGCAGTATCCCGAAGTGACATTCATTTTAACTGAAAACGCGCGAAGCTTCCTGGCGAATATCTCCATCATCTTTCATGGCCGGGTACATGAAAAAATCCAAACGGTGGGGGTCACAGGTACGAATGGAAAAACCACTGTTGCCGCATATGTGAAGTCGCTGATGACAAATTTGGGCATGCCGAGCGGATATATTGGAACGATTGGCATGTTTACTTCAAAGGGCCGGATTGAATTCAGCCAGACAACTCCGACCACACCTGAATCCATTGATTTACATTCGATTTTCAATCAAATGCATCTTCAGGGTGATGAACTTGCTTCAATGGAGGTAACCTCTGTGGCCATTGAACAGAAGCGGGTAGAGGGAATCACTTTTGATGTTGCCATACATACCAACCTGACCCCTGAACACCTTGAATTCCATCAAACATTTGAAAATTATCGCAAAGCTAAGCTAAAGCTTTTCCGCCAGGCAAAACAAGCTGTGGTGAATATGGATGATGAAGGAATGTCAGATGAAATTCTGGAAATTTTCAACGGTCCGGTGCTGACCTACAGCCTTGATAAAAATGCTAAGGCTGACGTGAAAGCAAGCAACTTAAAAATGTCTGAAGCAGGGACAGTTTTTGAAATGGTCGTCAGAGGAGAGTCTTATATCGTCAGGGCTCCGGTTTTCGGCAATTATAATGTCGCTAACCTTTTGGCGGCAGTATGTACTGCGCTGCATTCCGGGTTCACAGTCCAGGAGATTCTCCCGGCCATTACGATGCTTGAAAGCCCTGAAGGCAGGCTTGAAGTGTTGCAGGAATATGGCAATCGCAACATCATCCTTGATTATGCACACACGCCTCCTGCCTTGAAAAACCTGATAAAAGAGGTGAAAAAAATGCCTCACCGCCGCCTGATTGTGATGATCGCGGGAATCGGGATCAGGGATTGGGAGAAGATGCCGCAAATGGCCCAGGCAATTGAAGGGGAAGCCGATGAAATCGTGGTTTCGGTTGATCACCCGGGCTTTCATGATCCGGAGGATATTATCAATAAGGTTCTTAGCGGTTTTAAAAATCCGCGCGCTGGCAATATTCATAGAGCGCCTACTCGTCATGAAGGTGTCCTGGCCGCTCTAAATCTAAGCAGTGAACAGGATTTGATTGTCCTGACCAGCGGGTGTATCAATGGGGCACAGCTGGTAAAAGGAGAAAGGATCCCGCATTCGGACAAAGATATCATCCAAAACTACTTCCTATTTGAAAAAGAAAGCCTCGGCATGGAGTATGTCCAAGGGTAGAGATAAAAGCAGCCTAATCCTCAATTGGATTAGGCTGTTTTCTATTTACTCTTTCAAGAAACCTGGCTGCTCATAGCTTGGGTTCGGATACTTGTAAAATCCTTCACCGGTTGCAACACCAAGTTTTCCTTTGTCAATGTATTCTGTTTTCAATAATTCCGCCAGCTCCTTGAAGCCTGGGACGCCTGCCTCTCCTTTGGCATTGGAGATATTGTAGGCTGTGGTAATCCCGACGATATCGAGGATTGCGAATGGTCCTTTCGGTGCTCCGGTTGCGATCATCCAGGTTTTGTCGATTATTTCCGGATCTGCGACTTCCTTCATCAGCAGCATTTGACCTGCTTCCAGGAATGGAACAAGCAATGAATTCAAAATATAGCCTGGCTGCTCTTTGTATAATGGCAAGGCGACCATGCCAATAGCTTTAGCGAATTCCAATAAATCATCAAATACGGCCTTGTCTGTGCTAGGATGCATCATGACTTCGGCGGTGTTATTTTTCCAGATTTCGTTTGCGAAGTGCAGAGCGAGGAATTTTTCCGGGCGCCCTGTCGCTTCGGCAAACTGGCTTGGCAGCAGAGTAGAAGTGTTTGTTGCAAACACTGTTTTTTCCGGAGCGGCCTGTCCTAGTTTTGTATAAAAATCAGTCTTGATCCCGATAACCTCAGGGACAGCCTCGATAACGAGATCAGCATCTTTTACAGCTTGGGAAAGATTACTGTAAAAAGTAATGCGATTGTAGGCCGCATCGAGATCCTGTTCAGAAGCACCAAGATCCTGCTGATAACGCGGCTTAAGGAGCATGATTCTATTTTTAGCTCCCTCTATTGCCTCGTCGCTAATATCGTAAACAGATACATTAAAACCGCTATACGCAGTTTGGAAAGCAATCTGGCTTCCTAAAACGCCGCTTCCGGCGACAGTGATGTTTTTATAATTCATGGTTATTCTCCTTTCTATACTACTATTTATTTACCCTTATTTATTATTCTTAAAAAGTAATTTTTTAATATGGAAACCAAACAATTATTGGTTTGGATTTTAGTATATGTGGAAGGAAGACGGGCAGAAATGCTATAAAGAATTGCTTTTAGACATTTTGAGGAGTTTGAAGGGTGAAGATATCTTTAGGTATGCGTTTCTTAGACATTTTGGGAAGCGAAGGGAAGGAAATGTCTATAAAAGGGCGTTTCTTAGACATTTTGGGAAGCGGAAGGTAAGGAAATGTCTATAAAAAGGAGTTTCTTAGACATTTTGGGAAGCGAAGGGTAAGGAAATGTCTATAAAAAGGAGTTTCTTAGACATTTTGGGAAGCGGAAGAGAAGGAAATGTCTATAAAAAGGAGTTTCTTAGACATTTTGGGAAGTGGGAGGTAAGGAAATGTCTATAAAAAGGAGTTTCTTAGACATTTTGAGGAGCAGGAGAGCAAAAAATGACCATTAAATAAGATTTAATGGTCATTTCAGCCGCGGTTGCTTTTGAAATGTCCATTAACCTCATCTGAATCCAAGTCGCTGGTGTCTCTTGAAAAATCACGAAAAACCCCTAGTATCAAAAAATTACCTAACTTAGTGCTATCAAACGTATTTCCGCATATAAGACCCGATAATGATCCATGCGCTCCCATATAATCCTCCAATCAGGATGCCTGCGAGCAACGGGTTTAAAGGGACAAGTCCAAAAAGGTAAACAATCACGATGGGCGTTTGAAGGATGAAGAGCAGCGAGCTGTATCGAGGTGTGCTGGTGTGGTGGAGGATGGCGAATCCGAGTGGAAGTGCTCCGAGATGGATGGCGAGGCTGCCGATGCCGGTGCTGATGTTGATGAAGTCGAGCAAGGATCCAAATCCAATCAGGCCGTGGAAAAGAAAGCCGGCTGTGCCGATGCCGAAAAGAGCGAGTCCCAGAGCGGAAAGGAAGAAGCCGAATTTCCAAACCCAATTTCCTGCAGCTGGATCCTGATGCCTTAAAGCAAACAGGCCATGCAATAAAAACCACGAGGCTACCAATAACATGGAGTTGTTTACGTAATAGGCAAGGTGATTGGTATCATGAAGGATTGAATCTGCACCAGCTATCAGGTCAAGATAGCCTTGCCATATCCAGTTTGCTCCCATGAGAAAACCGCCAAGAATCGCTGCTGTTGAGGCAAAGCGAAGCTGGCTTTTCTTACAGTTTGCAGAAGCTGTCATGTGTTTATCACTCCCCTAATGATGTAAAATAAATATATGGATAGTACTGGGTATATATTCTTTTATGTTAAACACCGCTTTCCTGCATTAGTGAAGGGTATATTAAGTGAAAAGCAGTATGAAAAAGGAGGCAATCCAAATGACGAACAATCAACCTGGCTGGAATATCGATAATAGCTATTCGGGCCTATCTGGAATATTTTATAGACTGCAGAGTCCAACACCTGTAGAAGATCCTGAAGTGGTGATCTTCAATGAGTCGCTTGCGGAAGAGCTGGGTCTAAACCCAGAAGCCTTACAAGCTGATGAAGGTGCTGCTCTGTTTGGCGGCAACGAGATTCCAGAAGGTGGAACTCCACTTGCCCAGGCATATGCCGGACATCAATTCGGTCATTTCACCATGCTTGGGGATGGAAGGGCGGTGCTGCTGGGCGAACAAATTACACCGGATGGTGAGAGGTTCGACATTCAGCTGAAAGGATCAGGACGGACACCTTATTCCCGTGGGGGAGACGGTCGTGCAGGGCTTGGGCCTATGCTCAGGGAATTTATCATCAGTGAAGCGATGGTTGGATTGGGAATCCCGACTACCAGAAGTCTTGCAGTAACAACAACGGGAGAGCAAATCATCCGCGAGACGATGCAGACCGGGGCAGTCCTTACACGTGTGGCAGCAAGCCATCTGAGGGTTGGAACCTTCCAGTTTGCCGCGAACTGGGGTAAGACAGAGGACCTGCGTGCACTGGCTGATTATGCCATCAAGCGCCATTACCCTGAGGTCGAAGCGGAGGCTAACCGCTATCTTTCCTTTTTGAAAAAAGTAATCAAGCGTCAGGCAGCATTGATTGCGAAATGGCAGCATGTTGGTTTTATCCATGGTGTCATGAACACCGATAACATGACGATCAGCGGCGAGACCATTGACTACGGACCTTGTGCATTCATGGATACGTATGATCCGGCGACCGTCTTCAGTTCTATCGACAGGGATGCGCGCTACGCCTACGGGAACCAGCCGTATATCGGCGGCTGGAATCTTTCACGCTTCGCTGAAGCCTTGTTGCCCTTGCTGCATCAAAATGAAGACGAAGCAGTAAAGCTGGCAGAGGAAGCTCTATCTGAATTTCCAGAGATATTTGAGTTGGAATTCTTATCTGGAATGAGATTGAAATTGGGGATTTTTAATGAGGAAAAAGAAGATAAAAGCCTTATTTCGGATTTATTGAACCTGATGCACCAACACAAAGCTGATTTTACGAATACGTTTAAAGCCCTGACATTTGACCATCTTGAAGGATCGGAGTTGTTCGAAGCTGAGGAGTTCAAAAAGTGGCATGAAAAATGGCAGGAAAGACTCGGTCGCCAGGAGCAATCGAAGGAAGACTCACAGGAGCTGATGCGCGACAGCAATCCAGGCGTCATCCCGCGCAATCATAAGGTGGAGGAAGCGCTGGAAGCGGCTGTAAACGGTGACTTGAGTGTCATGGTAAAATTGCTCGAAATCCTTGCCAACCCATATGAGCATTCAGCTGAACAGGCAGAATACTGCAAACCTGCCCCACCAGCGGCAAGACCATATCGTACATTTTGTGGTACGTAAGCGTTAAGGAGGGCAATGTCGCTGTTATAGGTGTATGACGGACAAAAC
This portion of the Mesobacillus sp. S13 genome encodes:
- the wrbA gene encoding NAD(P)H:quinone oxidoreductase; the encoded protein is MQMVKLAVIFYSMGGTNVQLSNWAAEGAKEAGAEVKVFKVKELAPESAIEGNEAWKATVEKTKDIPEVTPDDLEWADAIIFSVPTRFGNMPSQMKQFLDTTGGLWAQGKLVNKVVSAMSSAQNPHGGQEATILSLYTTMYHWGAIVAAPGYSDPVTFGAGGNPYGTSVTVDQDGNMIEDVEAAVKYQAKRTVTVAGWVKNGNQ
- a CDS encoding UDP-N-acetylmuramoyl-L-alanyl-D-glutamate--2,6-diaminopimelate ligase, whose protein sequence is MYIHFKQHSQLSIKRIWGKTDQEVSAICYDSRKVTKESMFVCMSGENHDGHLYIKEAIVKGAAVIVGENPERLEEGSQQYPEVTFILTENARSFLANISIIFHGRVHEKIQTVGVTGTNGKTTVAAYVKSLMTNLGMPSGYIGTIGMFTSKGRIEFSQTTPTTPESIDLHSIFNQMHLQGDELASMEVTSVAIEQKRVEGITFDVAIHTNLTPEHLEFHQTFENYRKAKLKLFRQAKQAVVNMDDEGMSDEILEIFNGPVLTYSLDKNAKADVKASNLKMSEAGTVFEMVVRGESYIVRAPVFGNYNVANLLAAVCTALHSGFTVQEILPAITMLESPEGRLEVLQEYGNRNIILDYAHTPPALKNLIKEVKKMPHRRLIVMIAGIGIRDWEKMPQMAQAIEGEADEIVVSVDHPGFHDPEDIINKVLSGFKNPRAGNIHRAPTRHEGVLAALNLSSEQDLIVLTSGCINGAQLVKGERIPHSDKDIIQNYFLFEKESLGMEYVQG
- a CDS encoding ring-cleaving dioxygenase — its product is MNELKGIHHVTAITSSAEKNYEFFTYVLGMRLVKKTVNQDDIRTYHLFFADDKGSAGTDMTFFDFPGIPKGSHGTDEIYKTGFRVPTDDALDYWVKRFDKYDVKHTGIKELFGKKTLSFVDFDDQQYMLISDEFNEGVASGTPWQNGPVPLEYAITGLGPIHIRISRFDYFKEVLEKVMHMREVGQEGSLHLFEMGEGGNGAQVIVEDNKVLPAGRQGFGTVHHTAFRVADTSVLYEWIDHMKGAGFGTSGYVDRFFFESLYARVAPGILFEWATDGPGFMGDEPYETLGEKLSLPPFLESKREQIEDFVRPIDTVRSTRNIEKEYL
- a CDS encoding GNAT family N-acetyltransferase — its product is MSFEYTEEDGRFVAKDADGLEVGEVTYTRDGDDVLIINHTGVDPANRGQGVAEELVRQVVEKAKNEGLKVEPVCSFAQKEFERKSEYKEVLKK
- a CDS encoding CBO0543 family protein, with the protein product MTNAIYAIFWLGILIILGDWRNWRRYYPTILFFMLGDFIYMYLLSDHYPMWKYVPSSADREIGITNTHISFSIMLLKYPATVLAYLAHFPRQGLFMKWFYYLAWVMVYYINETIDWHFHLIKYYNGWNIGWSVLFNAVMFFILKVHFHRPLLAWIFSAVFIVFLWNTFDVPSKVFR
- a CDS encoding protein adenylyltransferase SelO, encoding MTNNQPGWNIDNSYSGLSGIFYRLQSPTPVEDPEVVIFNESLAEELGLNPEALQADEGAALFGGNEIPEGGTPLAQAYAGHQFGHFTMLGDGRAVLLGEQITPDGERFDIQLKGSGRTPYSRGGDGRAGLGPMLREFIISEAMVGLGIPTTRSLAVTTTGEQIIRETMQTGAVLTRVAASHLRVGTFQFAANWGKTEDLRALADYAIKRHYPEVEAEANRYLSFLKKVIKRQAALIAKWQHVGFIHGVMNTDNMTISGETIDYGPCAFMDTYDPATVFSSIDRDARYAYGNQPYIGGWNLSRFAEALLPLLHQNEDEAVKLAEEALSEFPEIFELEFLSGMRLKLGIFNEEKEDKSLISDLLNLMHQHKADFTNTFKALTFDHLEGSELFEAEEFKKWHEKWQERLGRQEQSKEDSQELMRDSNPGVIPRNHKVEEALEAAVNGDLSVMVKLLEILANPYEHSAEQAEYCKPAPPAARPYRTFCGT
- a CDS encoding 3-hydroxyacyl-CoA dehydrogenase translates to MNYKNITVAGSGVLGSQIAFQTAYSGFNVSVYDISDEAIEGAKNRIMLLKPRYQQDLGASEQDLDAAYNRITFYSNLSQAVKDADLVIEAVPEVIGIKTDFYTKLGQAAPEKTVFATNTSTLLPSQFAEATGRPEKFLALHFANEIWKNNTAEVMMHPSTDKAVFDDLLEFAKAIGMVALPLYKEQPGYILNSLLVPFLEAGQMLLMKEVADPEIIDKTWMIATGAPKGPFAILDIVGITTAYNISNAKGEAGVPGFKELAELLKTEYIDKGKLGVATGEGFYKYPNPSYEQPGFLKE
- a CDS encoding CBO0543 family protein, whose translation is MRRNAEKNTLRILFVLGILFFFQLIRKPPVKDWLIIFFLKSYIASFIDNLLVKKGYLKYPVSLFKTFDISVLFSYLIFPVTCIYFNQATEKSGPLSTFLKLILFSVPSTLAENWLEKNTNLIQYKKNWTSLHSLFSISATFLLVKLLMAGVRKLAINSEIEMTNQIKQAGEQ
- a CDS encoding PstS family phosphate ABC transporter substrate-binding protein, whose protein sequence is MKSFKKLAMFTMLAGVMAFGTACSDGESNAEATNGSNETETQLEGSVVIDGSGTVYPFMAKMAENYMSKQEDVSVEVSRSGTSAGFKKFLVEDGTDYNDASRQIKDEEKAQAEELGIDVKEMKVALDGITIVINKENDWAKELTKEEIVDIFLAEGGKKKWSDVRADFPAEEIKTYGPNENHGTYEFMFEKILEEKDLVEGINLQQDYATLVDLVSKDKNGIGFFGYGYYASNKDKLSAVKVDFGNGPIEPSLESIKEDGKYAPFTRPVFTYLNVNNAKEKAQVLDYAIYTMENAQDVAAETGFAPLSDEDIQATLAELEDLK